Genomic segment of Candoia aspera isolate rCanAsp1 chromosome 2, rCanAsp1.hap2, whole genome shotgun sequence:
TAAAGGCTAGAATGGATACCCTACAGCCCTTGGTAGCCACCTGGGCAGACTGTCATTGGTCCCAAGTCCCCTCTTCTGTGTTCTCAGGCAATTTAGCTTCCCCTTTTCCTCCAGCAAAAGAATTCATGATTTTCACCCTCGACAGCAGCAAAAAAGCAGCAATAGTGACTTCTCTTTAGTGGATGGAAAGGGGAGCATTATTATGCATACATATCCAACATTCTGTTCTCTCTCGGGGTTAGCCACATTATGTGGTGTACAAAAAAGTTTCAGGAAACAACCACTTCatgtattgtattttgttttttaaacttctcatctctctttttttcaggaaCTCTACAACTCTGTATAACCACAACTTTTtccatcttccctttcctcttaacctagtcattcttccttcatgtatttattttaatgttaataatttattaaacttgtatgctgcccaactctcaacaattctgggcagctcacaacaatctaacaaaaaaaattatcaaatcaataaaagaaaaaagataactataaaagatggcaagtgcaatgaagtgaaggtctcactctccctcaccaaaggcttgggtgaagagccaggtcttcacagctctagaACAACAGCAGTCTGGGGGCCGCCTGGATTTCAGGGGGaatcttgttccagagggcaggcgctgccacagagaaggtgtATTTCTGGGGTCCTGGCAAATGATGTTCAATTAGAGCACCCCAACCCTGCAGGAtagaatcagccaggcagatgttatgggagacaggccaAGTAACCAGGCTGTATGCCTTGTGAGCTTTATAGGTAAGAACCAGCATctggaattgcacccagaaacaaactggcaatcagtgcagcttgtggaacaGAGGTGTTACGTGGGCATATCAAGACATGCCAATTACTGCTCataccacattctggaccacttgaagcttccaagtggtcttcaagggcagccccatgtaaagcgcattgcagttttcaagctgtgaggtgacaactatgaaggcatgagtgactgtctgaagcctgccccccccccaaatttaggaaagggtgcaactgatgcaccagatggagttgtgcaaaggccttcctggccacagctgataCCAGCTGCAAgcccaggaagacccccaggttGCATACCAACCTTGAAgagggaagtgctaccccatccaaggccAAAGATGGAATATTCCCAGAGTTGGGTGGCCCAAACACCCATAGCCACTCGGTTTTGGTAGGATTGAATCAGAGACGGTTCCTCCCCATCTAAgtctgcacagcctccaggcaccgggacAGAACCTGGACAGCCTCccttggctggcccagggtcaaaagatataattgggtatcatcagcatactgatgatactgattCCCAAACCAGCTGAtgaccttgcccagtggtttcttgtagatgttgaaaaggagaggggagagagtagaaccctgcagcaccctacACAGAAGGGGCCTAGGGAGTGATCTCTCCCCTCAACCAGTGACTGGAACCAGCTGTGGAGAAAAGAGAACTACCATAAAACAGTACCCCAATCCCCAACCACCCAGAGCCAGCTCAGAAAGATACTGTGGTTGACAGTACTGAAAGCCGCTGAAAGATCCAGGAGCAAGGTTCTAACCCCTTAACAAGATTCACGCAAGACAGGGTATACATACTACATAGACCCATCCATTCTAGTTTGGAAGCTATGGTTTATGTCAGGAAAAATGGACTGTGTTCTGGAGGGAAGTTCTCTATATTATTGTTTCTGAAGTGCAGTCCCCTCTGGGAGCTTCTAGAATCAGTTAACCATGGATTGATCCAGCTTTAAATATTTCTCACTCCATAAGCTTGTATGACCATTGTATTGTCAGAAATGAGCTATGCTCAGAACAATATACACAAGAAATCCTAATTCCTGATGGGGAATAGAGTACAGTATTGGCAGAACTGGGATTTTAACTGCTATAACAACAGCTAACAGAAATACCGTCTAGTGACAATCTCATCTTTTGGAGACCGCTTTCATTGTACTTCCTCTTTTTAGCACCTATGTCTGAAAATCCAGAGGCATTCCCAGTGTCAACACATAATTCTTGTTCTGTACAACAGAAACAAACCACAACTATTCCAAATAGATGTATGTActatttattcaataaagcaaatgagcaagaaaacaaaattatcgTAGAGAAAACTAAGCAAAGCTTATAATAGAAGTAAACCTTAAAGAACATACAAGATCTTTACCCAGTTGATGTTGGCTCCTTTAGTTAAGAAGACCAGTCCAACCAGACAACAGACAGTTACAACACTAAATAAGTACAGTGAAAGGAAGGCAGCCCAAAACAGCAGTCAAAATTCTTCAAAGGCCTGACTGACTGCTGGGTTGTTGCTTTTATACTTTTTCAGGCTCTGGTGGTCCTGCCTTCTCACTTCTGATTGGCCCAGAGCTCAAAGTGTGCTGGCACTTCTGATTGGTCAAGACTCTCAGTCTGCACTGTCCATTATGCTAACCCTGGCTGGTGGTTGGCTGGTCTCTCTCAGGCATCCCAAACCCAGGTCTCATTTATCCCAGCAGTAACATTCAGCAGGGGAGTGGAGAATGGAGATGGGGGTTAGACTGGCATCAGCAGCAATGTTACGATTCAAGCCCTACCTCTTCTATATGCAATATGATGTTGCACACACTCCCAAAAGGGCCAGTACTtctgtcatgacatcacaactgCTGCCgtcattctgacaaaagcagccAAGTCCTGCGGACACCACTGCATCCTCAGAAGGTTATTTGATCCACCTCTCCAGTTTGACCATTGCTGATGGGAGTGTCCTGAGTTCTACCTGGTCTCTATTGATTCAATCCATTACTGTCTCCTCTGTTGATAAACAATATCATCTTTCCTCCTAAATGAGCGTCTCTCTTAAGATCTTGCTTATTGAACAAGTAAACAGGTTATACAGTTGAGGCCTGTAAACTTTTATGCACCTACGGAAGCCTAAACCAATATTCAAGTCTCCATCTTGGTTCCAAATTCTCCATTTTTAATCCTGCTTATAAAAGCAAGACCAAGCAGTAATCAATTCATAGTGCTCATATACACCTCTAAACTACGTAGTACAAATGTGTAATTGCTTTGTGCATAAAGGTATAAGATCGAAAAcaagtttaaagcaaagaaatacaCCCATCTCATCTCCCAAATCTTAAAAATCCTCTGAAAATCATATTGTCATCTATGCATGTGGTGCAATTCCGTCCACCTTGCATCCTTATCCCCcagggcttttttcccccctccatcaATTAAGTATGCTCTCCAGCCATCAAAAGGCTGCCCaatgtttgtttttagcttaGCATTATATGTCAATTCAACCACTGTGgcttattaagcaaatcatggttaaagcTAATTGCAGCTCAGCATAATGAATGAGCCCTCTTAAgccaggggagtggggaaagaaccctgtatgtatgtgtatccgTTTCTATTACAAAAATGTGTATCTCATGTGGATTTGCTTTAAATGCAATAATACGGGATTTAGCCCTGAGGAAGCATTATGGAATAACCTCTATGAGTAGAGCTTCCTTCCCTGCATCTTTCCCACATGAGAAAACAGAAGAGCTCtgtgttgccattggggcagcaTAGAaatcctgtaaaataaataaatgcatatattatTAACTCAGGAGCTTTCGGTAGTGTTTGTCTTGGGAAATGTTCCCCAGACAGGCTTTTATCTGATACCTTTGCTTTTCTGCTTAAATAAACTAGCACAATGGAAGCCAGGCACACCTTTCATCAAACCACTTTTGTTGGTCGAAGCCTTCAGAGCAGCAGGAAGACAGAATGTGGTATCACATATTGGTTGTCCAAACGGGAAAAGGAGGAACAGAGTTTCTTGCCTCCAAATGGCTCCTTACCTTTGGAAAGGGTAAGAGAGTTTGATGCATCACTCCATTGTGCTGGGGGTGTGAAAGAAAAGATCTATAACATGGTATAAATATTAGTAATAATAGCGGATTGAGACATAGAAGTAAAACAAGCCTTTGGTCTTGAACCTGGTCCTGACCAGCCCCATGTGGTGAGAATATATAGCATGCCTGACCTAGTCACCTGTATctgcaaaaaaatggaaaatgtccaCTCACCATCCACTCACCCAAGCACATGGCCTATTTCTACACTTTGGAACAGGGCTTGGGAAATGCCTGGGACTTGATCTGATGCGTTACTGTCTGAATTGTCTACCATTCAATCAGTATCTGACCTAAAGCTGAAATTAATaagatttattttcatataatttgtAAAGGATGGAATCATCATTCCTGCTACACAGAAATCTTGCTGGAAAACATGCACAGTCAGGAGAGAACAGAGCTTCATGATCTGTAGTATTTAGAGGGCAATTAAATGTGTGAATCAGTATAAATCAGGGGGATACAATCTATGCAGCTCCCAGGAACAGCAGGAGCAGGGTGAACCTTTCTCTCCAAGATGccaccaaattataattttaaggTCACAAAGCAGGAAAGTTCTAACTACATCAggaataatgttatttactgtgtgttaattcattttaattacatgtAAATCTGAATCacatttattcttcattttaagtCCAGTTGGGGTGTTTTGGAAGGTGGTTCTGACAGGCCACTTAACACTTCTCCTGGACTTACGCTTCCAAGTGAAATGGTCAAGATCAGTTTGCCATGCACAAGTGTGAGCATGGTAACAGCAGATAAACAGACCATTTCTTTCTCACTCAGGGTGGCAAAGCAGGACTACAATTACAATCGTGAGAGTTACTGATGCCACTGTGAAGGGTGTAATGTAAGTCATTTGCAATCCAAATGGTACATTCGTAATGTGAGAACCAGTTCCTGATTAAAACATGATAAATGAGGAAAATACTATTAAAATATAGATACCATGCAGTAAACGACATTGGCAAAGTGCCTGTTACTCTGACCAAAGTGCTGAGATGGCAAAAACCATggtggcagggaattctgggagttgcagttccaacAGATATAGAGGGCATCGTGTTGCAGAAGGCTGCCTTACTTTCCTTTTGCTGGAGATCTGCCTGACCACACATATGAGATCTTGCATGCTGCAATATTGGGACTCCTGCAGTTCATCTTCTGTTATCGGTCATTGACTCATTCATGCCCCTGCATGTGCCTCTGTCTAGCTGTGGAATTCTcagtaaaaaaaattgaaaggaagaAAGCCTTTCTTTCTGTATTCCACAAAAACCTATGCTATAATAAATCACTTTAAAAAGTACCAGACTCTTGGTCGTTTTTATTGTCATGTAgcctttttcctttaatttcttctgcCTACCCAAATCTGACGGATTCTTCCGGAATCGAGAGAGAGTGTACTGTTCTTAGTTCATTAATAAAGGTAGCTACAGAGCTCTCACAATTTGCCAACACTTCCTTATGTCACATAAAGGAGACTAGTGAGCAATAATAAATTGAAACAACGTTTTGagctttatttgttttaaaacaccTGGGAGAAAGACAGtgtatttcaaataaaaataccTTCTATTAGCATTCCACTCTGTGCTTCTCAAGGCTTGAATTACAACAGGGAAGAAGAGGGATGTCAGCCATTTTGTGTTGTAAATAAGGCttaagggagagaaagaggaaacgGGGTTTGTGGATGTCATCAAGGGACCTGCTACCCTGCCCCTTATAAATCCAGGGTGCTATTTCCATACAGAGAATACCCTTCCAGATAATTCAACATCAAAGGGCAGAATGGCCCACATGCTTTTTGGAGTTACCCTTCAAAAGGCATATAAAAGATTTTCTCACTGAACATTCTACTATGATGGCTGGATCtaactaagaaaagaaaaaaaaacctcttgcagaattaaaaaaatgCCCTCAGCATCCCATTCTCATATCCTTTGGTAGATTTTCTTTGTGGGTGCCCCCCTCCCACAAAACAATGCTGCTTTGAAATGAGATAAAGCAGAATCAGTCCATTCTTGAATGGCTTTGGAGAAGGAAGAGACAACTTTTTTTCCTGTGCTTTCCAGTGCTAAGAGCCCATGTGGAGGACTTTTCACCGCTCATACTACTGTTGTTACAATCACTCTTTTTATTTTGATGGCAGCTGCCAGAGCTCCTTTTTCAGATTCTTGGACTCCTCCAACTACAATTGTTTTGCAACCACCATTGAAATTGCAGCAAGATCAAAGAAGGTACAGGACTACTGGTTATGACAGAGCACCCACTGTGTATGAAGACAGGCCCAAATTCAATCCCCACCCTCTCCAGATTAAAAGGATCTGCTGAAAGATATtcactttctatttatattttaatggtaaattaggtggatatgtttttagtatcattttattgtaaatttaattaaataaaaataataaaataaaataaaatatcttagAGAAGTTGCTGCCAATGAAAACTCTAAGAAAGGGAGATAGTCTGACCCAGTGTAGACAGAATCTTAGGCCTAGGACTGAGCCAATTTCTGTAAAAAATGGAGTATCCAAGTGTATCCTCCACAGCTCTTGGTATCCATTATGCTTTTCTATGTCCAAGGAAGCAAGGTATTTGGGTCACAAAGCAGGAGAAGAGGCACCCCTATGGCCCTTGGCTCATAGATGGGCCATCAAGCCAGGTATAAAGGAGGCAAGCACAGAGGAGATTGCAGAAGGGGTAGTAAGATGAACCCTAGTCCTGATCTGAGGCCCTTCCTTATTCTTCATCCTGCTTCTGGGCAGCACCAGCTCTTCTGATTTGCTCTTTCAAATCTAATTCTTATGATGATGCTAGTCTCAATGAGTACTGGGAGATCTATATAGGTCAGCACAGTTTGAATGAATATCAACTACTGTATGTGGCTGGAGGGTCCCATTACAATCACAGTTCTACATTCACATAAACTTGATGCTCAAAAGTCTGCTTCTGCACACCACTCACCCTTGCTAAATCAGAGGGGCTGAGCTTCTTCAGAGACAGAGAAACCAAAAAGAATCTGCTCAGAAATCTCTCCAAGCGTTGCTTGTATTAACAGAATTGTTAAGACACACATCATAATTGTTAGTAATGATGAGATTCTCAGTGACAAATATTATATCCTGTGCAGGCGTTTGTTTAGGTAAACTTGTTAACATGTTATCATAGTAGTCTGCCTACAGCTGTATCTTCTGCAGGTTTCTAAATAAGCATGTCCTGTTAAATTCAGTGGGCCTTACCTCCAAACAGGAAGTATCCATAAGATTGCAACCTTAGTCTTTTACTTAGGCAGGTAAGCAGAAAATCAGTATGACTCATTTGTTACTTCTATTAAGTAGCACCTTTGTTTTTCTCAGGCTCCTAAGCACGCACGCCTGAAGCAAAGGAAACTCAGTATATATGAGCAAGGACCAAACCATGCCCTGATCTAACAACTCTTCATCTTGATCTGACCACTTGCATTTCTCACATCAAGCCAATCAAGTGGGTGTTTTCCAGTGCCAGCTCAAGGGTATATGATGCCCCTAGGTTATATTAACTGATGGCGCCACCTCCTGCtgatgcaaagatttgcatttttggaATGATTCAGAATGAAGGGTGGTGTTTGCACCCccttagcctaaagctggccCTAGTGCTTTCATTTCAGATTAAAGCCAACTCATCTGGAatgcctttggctacaaagggaGTGTACCATCTTAACCTGCTCCTATGAGCCATTTCATCAGTCCCAACTTTGTGTCCATTGCAACTGTACTTTCTCAGATTCACTAAGAAACTCAGAATTAGTACCTCTTGGCTCTCTTTGGAGTCTCACTGAGGGACCAAGATCTACAatatgattccttccttcctgaccaTGGAAAGTGGCAGTTACTACCTGTCACCCACACAAACCTAAGTATACTAATAGTTGCCTATGTGAAATAACCAACATGATAACTGAAGGGATCCAGTCTTCCTCTGCCCTGTGAGGATTGCTGCCTCCCCACTTCATGCAAGGGATCTAAATTAACCTGAGATTTGGAGAAGTGGAAAATTTAGGATATAGGATGACAGTTTGGATTTGTGACACAGTTTCTCAAGAGAAATGGAATTAATTCTCAAGAGATGCTTTTTTCAAGGTtgtcttattttactttttttcagggTTAGtcctgaatgggaaaaaaaaatagaactgacACAGAATTTTTGTGCACTTTGAAACGTTCAAAGACCATCACAAATGTAATGGATTCTGCCTTTTTATTATAAGCCTCTATATTAGGACTTTCCCCAAGTTATTCTTGCACAGGGAACAGACAGTAGTTCTTATTTGCTGAATGTGATTCAGAAAACATTATCTTACTCTTCGTCCGAATTCCCTCCAAGTTCAGAATCTTCCCTGCACAGTACTGAATTACAGGAAATTACAATTTTGCCTTTCTTCTTAAACTATGGGGGTAAGAATAGTTGCTTTATCTAGTGTGATTGACCATAATAATTTCCACAAGCCTGTCTTCTCCCCTTTGTCATAGTGAAGAAGTCAAAGCAGACTACCACTGGCCTATATTTTTGGAGACTGGGCAATTCTGTTCTACAGCACTAGGGCACATATTATTTTCTTAAGGAAAAAGCATCTTTGTGTTAAGTACAAACTAAGCAAGCTGCCTGCTACAAAACTAAATCTGCCCATTCCACTATATGAATAGGAAAGACGACCATGCCTGGTGTTGACTTGGGGTTAACTGTATTTTAAGAAAGCACTTTGGACGGTTTTCTGACACTCCCTACCACCAAACACACAATATTTTCCTGGAGTCTCTGTAGGTATTGTTAAGGTGTCAGGTGTCTGCACAGAACTATCCGAGTGAGTTCGGTACAACTGCGTATTAGTACAACTGCTTACACTTACATGCCTACTAGTTACTGGAAAAAGAGGAGATGCTGAGAATTCATGTAGTCACATTTCCACTTACACTTAAGAGAAAGCTATTGCTCAGCTGACAATCCTTCTCAAAAGAAAGCTCATTCAGTATTTTCAGTGCAGAAGAAGATAAATGCAAAGCCAGAAGGAAAGAAACATGGAACGTACAAAAACACAACACAGTATTCTTTCCTCAGTTGGTTTCTTCTGGGATTTGTCCTGGGATTCTGAATCCCATAGCAGTCTGGTCCAAAGTGTTCCTGGGGCTGGAATTCACATAGCTGAAATGGGTCTCTATTGTGCCACTAGTCCTCTGGAGGAACTGGAGGAAATTCTCATGGATAGAGCCTTCTGGGCTGGAGACACAAAAGTCCTGGTTCAGAGGCTTGCTGAGGCAGTGTCGTCCCATCTTGGCTAGCTCTTCTCTGATCTGGCGGTTTAGCAACCCGTAGAAGAAAGGGTTGATCGCAAAGGAAGAATAAGCCAGCCAGGTCACAACTATTTCAATAGAATCGGGGACTGAAGGGGCAGAGTTGAAGGAGCAGTGGAggtggaaggagaaaaaaggaagccaGCAGCAGAGAAACTGGCCTACAATCAGCACCAAGGTGAGGGCTGCTTTATTCCCACCAAAAAAACGCTCAGGAGACAGTCTAGGAGGCACATTCCTGGTAGTGATGATGGTGACTTGGCTGTGAATGGACTCTGACCTTTGTCTGGGGGCAGCTGTCCAGGATGGGACAGGAATATGCTGCAAGGAGGCAATGCGGGCCACTTTGTAGATGCTGCCATATACTGCAAAGATAATTAAAGTGGGCAGTATGAAGCAGAGAATGCTGAAGATTATCACAAAAATCTTCTTGTGAGCTCCAGGGCTCCAGTTGACAGTACATTTACTGGCACTGCTAGCACCATTGTCTTGGGGCCAGCCTACTAGTGCCAGAGCAGCAACCAGCATAGACTTAATCCAGATGAAAGCCACCACAGTAATGGCCAGCCCAGTAGTCATCTTAACTTCATATCTCATGGGGTGGACAATGTAGTAGTATCGTTCAATGCTGATAACAGAGATGGTGAGTATGGAAGTGCTGATGAAACAAACATTCAAGAAGATCAGTGTTTGACACTCAGCGATGCTATACAAAATTCTGTTGAAGCACGTGGAACTGGAGATAATCCCCAGTGGCATGATGAAAATGGCTGACAACAGATCTACAAAGCAAAGATGGCAGACAAAGATGAACTTCCTCAGTAGAGGTGTTTTGAGAAGAACAACCAGGACTGCTGTGTTGGCAACCAAGGCAATGACACTCAGCATAACCATGAAGAAAACACCAATGGCCTCCTGGAACTGGGATACTCCAAAGGCATCAAGTCCATGAGTAGAGTTAATCCTAGTTCTGTTTACCATCATTCCTAAGAAGTCTATTTCTAGGCAGCCTGGGCTTTAACAACAAGAAGTGCCAGGAGATACCTAGGGTGCATGTCAATACCACTGTCTCTTCTTTTGGTATCTCTCAATTCCTgtagaagagaggaaaaaaaatagtaacaaaatAATGAATAGGATAGAATGAAATGGAATTTCATTGCCTTCGGTGAGATATGTTGATTCCTATTAGATGCTCTAATAGGCTACAGAATGGGAGGATAACAAACATCCtcaaagaaggcaatggaaaccaCTGTATAGGTAAACAGTTATGTCCTTGAAAGAGGAATTCAACAGCCATTATGTAAACATCATCTTAGCCCAGATCCACAGGAAGTGTGAGGGGAAAACTCAAGAGTGCCCCTCCTTGATTCTCTTTAGTGTAAAAGGGGAGAGcaaaaatctctgtctggctttcaagattctgttattataccgtATAGCAACAGAGTTCTAATACTTCATgcagagtctgtttcctgacttagTTTAACTTGAAGGGTTGAACCACTTCTGTATTCTTGCTAAGAAAACCACACTCATCCATATGATACAGAGGCTACGTTTGCACTACACATCGGGCTGCATGATGGATAGTTTGTGGTTTAGTCTGTTGTGGGAAACCAGTTCTTTATGGGTGACTTTTGTGACCAAGCCATCAtgttaaatgtggtttatttgcttGGATATTGCATCACAGCAACTGTTGGATGACCTCAGCCATGGAAAAGAGTAAGATAGTGCAGAAAGGACAGCTCTTAGTTCTCCTTTAGGAAGTTAGCTAAATGAAGGTAGTTAGAAAGTGTGGGTTATAGATTTCTGTTAGGGCCCAACAATTTCCCTCTATTATTGAAGCATGAGGCTATTTGTCACTATAATTACTGCACCAGCTGCGACTTTCTCCTTCCTGATCAATGATAATTGAGGCAATGAAAGCGGTTCCTTTCAGAAGCTTGCTGTCTAATAAGACTCTTGGCTGCTGAGAAGTCCTACTCACTGTGTTCTGTAGTTTACTCCCAGGTTACTATCTGCTGTCCTTAGCCAGCTGTATGTATTTTGACATTCTGAATTAGTGTAGAAAACTATACAGCACTGgatgctttatttcattttaaaaacaagcttCTAGCCCACATGAAAAACAAGCTTCTAGCTGACTAAAAAAGAGACCAGTCTGTAGGAAATGTCTAATGAATTTCAAAATCTGTATGTAATATTTTCAGTAGTTCAGCGTTGAATTTCGGCTCTATGTCCCAGGATCAACATAGCCAACATAAGCCACTATCAGCAAAGTCATGGGTAGCCCCTAGGACTAATTTTTGTAACTTTTCTGCTGTAACTACAGGAAAAATTCCAACTGATTTCCTACACTAACAAGAATAGGGCACTTTATTTGTGTTCTACACCAGGGAGTGTAACATAGCTACAGTGAATAAGAGAGTTCATTTCAGCCAAGGAGATTTCTGAAGCTGCCATAATTTTTCAATTAGCCTCATTGTATTActgctaatttttaaatttatcttttaATTAGTGCTCAAATACTGATCATATATAAGTGTGAAATATAATGTTATAGCACTTTAATACTACAATGATAGCTTTAAAAAAGTGATGGGAAAAATCACCCAGAAATGTCAATGGAAGCAATCAGGAATGGTTtctaaaattcattttttaaaaagttttaatttgaAGCATGACCTCCGtagtgaaattaaaaaataaaaaataaaatccctaaAATGTATATAGCTATATTAGGAGGATATAATGGTGCCCTTTGCTTTGGTTGGTGACTCTGTGATGATCGATGAGGGACCTGCCACACCATCCATCGCTGCCCACATCAAAaccctgccttttaaaaaaccaGAAACGCTGCTCCACTTGAGGCAGCAGCattgctctttctttttttgtggggggggggggcaggcttgGATTTAACAAGAAAGGTCTTTGAGGAATATCACAGGGCCAGAGCCTCAGTCTTCTTCTCCTATTAGTGCACTAGGAAAGTTCCTTTTTTCAGTTGATGCTGCTGCCTTAAAAAGGTTCTAGTGTTCTCTGATCCTGACAATCTCTCAAGTGGAACTTTCTTTTCAGTTTACATTCTATGcaaacattttctgttttgttcaggTTCCTTTGTGCAGATGCTAACCTACTCTGATTCCCACACAGTCCGCCCCTCCTCGCTCCCCAACACCACACTTAGTACATCTGGAGATACAAACTTCAGGTTTGCAGATGAACAGATTTTTCAAGTGGAGGGTGGACTCCGCAATGGTAAGATCCACAGGAACTTTGCTGGGTTATGTGGCAAATTGCATCCCTAATAAAAGGGTGAAAGCACTCTCCTCCCATCTGTGAGCCAGGAGAAAACTAAACTGGCATACACGCTCCCATTGCTTCTCTTCTGGTTTCAAGGGGAAGAACAGGGTCTTCATTAGCTCTGCAGGGAAGGCTGACCTCCCCTCATATTCTCAACTTCTCCAACCAGTGGGGAAGACATCAGGCAATTATGATAATCTTGTCATTATCAATGATCTTGAAGAGAGGTTGGAAACGAAGAGGGAAAGGAGGCTTTCTAAGCTGTGGTTAGAGCAGATCCAGTTGGAATAGAACCAGGGACTGGCTTGGAGGCCCAGCTTGTACAAGGGGAGATCCCTGTTTAGTGTCCAAACAGAATGGCCCTGGAAGACAACATCCTGTGCCAGAGGGGAAGGGCTGGTGTTGCTGCACCAGCCTCAAGTGGTTAGACTGGGCTGATCCCACCCCCAAGGGGTCAACAGACAGCACCCATGGCAAAACTGCTGGGCCCTGTTGGCTACTTCAGAGGGGGAACATTACTTTATCACTGAAATAGCTAAGGATGGCTCTAAGCTGCCTCAGGTATGGGTCCAAGCTATAAATTgaataggtatgtatgtatgtaggtaggtaggtaggtaggagtGGGGAAAGGCCCATAGTCTATGAAAGTTCCTACTTTTCCCTAATACTTTGGACTGAGTTAATTCTGTGCTTGTGATGTCAAAAAGAGATTTCACCCTAATTTTTACAAGGCTTCCccttgaaaggaaaggaagagagaggaacGAGCCTGCGGTATGAGGTCCTTGCTTGCACAGGGATAGATCTTGTGCCAAGAGTCCTGCGTGCAACCAGT
This window contains:
- the GPR62 gene encoding G-protein coupled receptor 62 translates to MVNRTRINSTHGLDAFGVSQFQEAIGVFFMVMLSVIALVANTAVLVVLLKTPLLRKFIFVCHLCFVDLLSAIFIMPLGIISSSTCFNRILYSIAECQTLIFLNVCFISTSILTISVISIERYYYIVHPMRYEVKMTTGLAITVVAFIWIKSMLVAALALVGWPQDNGASSASKCTVNWSPGAHKKIFVIIFSILCFILPTLIIFAVYGSIYKVARIASLQHIPVPSWTAAPRQRSESIHSQVTIITTRNVPPRLSPERFFGGNKAALTLVLIVGQFLCCWLPFFSFHLHCSFNSAPSVPDSIEIVVTWLAYSSFAINPFFYGLLNRQIREELAKMGRHCLSKPLNQDFCVSSPEGSIHENFLQFLQRTSGTIETHFSYVNSSPRNTLDQTAMGFRIPGQIPEETN